The Terrirubrum flagellatum nucleotide sequence TTCGTCGGCAGCCCGAGCGGCGTCGGCGTCGTGCCGCTCGATGATCCCAACAGCGTCAACAAGCAAAACTGCGCCATCGTCAACGATATCCCCTACTGTCACTGAGGCGACTTCATGCACATCCTGATTCTTGGCGCGGCCGGAATGGTCGGGCGCAAGCTCACCGAAAAACTGGCGCGCGACGGCAAGCTCGGCCGCAAGGCGATCATGAAGGCGACCTTGCACGATGTGGTGAAGCCGGTCGCGCCGAAGGAGGCCAGCTTTCCCTGCACGGTGCGCGCGTCGGATTTCTCCAAGCCCGGCGTCGCCGCGAAACTGATCGCCGAGCGGCCCGACGTCATCTTCCATCTCGCGGCGATCGTGTCGGGCGAAGCGGAAGCGGATTTCGACAAGGGCTATCGCATCAATCTCGACGGCGTCTATCGCCTGTTCGAGGCGATCCGCGCGGTCGGCGAAGGCTATTGCCCGCGCGTGGTGTTCACCTCGTCCATCGCGGTGTTCGGCGCGCCGTTTCCGGACGCGATCGGCGATGAGTTCCACAACACGCCGCTGACTTCGTATGGAACGCAGAAGGCGATCGGCGAACTCCTGCTGTCGGATTATTCGCGGCGCGGCCTTTTCGACGGCGTCGGCATCAGGTTGCCTACCATCTGCGTGCGTCCCGGCGCGCCGAACAAGGCGGCGTCAGGCTTCTTCTCGAACATCATCCGCGAACCGCTCGCCGGCCATCCCGCCGTTCTGCCGGTGTCGGAAGACGTGATGCACTGGCACGCCTCGCCGCGCTCCGCGGTGGGCTTCCTCACGCACGCCGCGACGATCGACACGAAGAAGATCGGGCCGCGCCGCAACCTCACCATGCCCGGCGTCGCCTGCACGGTCGGCGAGCAGATCGAGGCGCTGCGCGGAATCGCCGGCGACAAGGTCGTCGCGCGCATCAAGGTGAAGCCTGACAAGACGATTCAGAAGATCGTCAGCGGCTGGCCGCGCAAGTTCGACGCGCAGCGCGCGACGGAGCTCGGGTTCAAGGCGGAGCAAAGTTTTGATGAGATCATCCGCGTGCATATTGCGGACGAGCTCGGCGGGAAGATCGCGTAACGCCGCGTCATCCCGGACACGGCGCAGCATGAAATGATGCGCGCTGATCCGGGACCGTTTCGTCATAAGCTAGTCTCGCGAAGGTCCCGGGTCTGCGCCGCATCGCCGACGCGCTGCGTCGCGCCCGGGATGACGCTCTCGCGCAGCGGCTACTTCCTCCTCAGCCACAACGGCTTTCCGGCCGCAGGGTCCTTCTTCCATCCCGCGGGGCCATCAGACGTAAAGCCGATCGTGTGACCCTTCTTCGCCACGAGGAAGATGCGGCCATCATCATATTGCCAGCCGACGGGATCGAAGACGCGCAATCCTTCATCATCGCAAGAATCAGCGAGCGCCGCCGACCAGATGGCGCCGCCCTTCTTCGGGCGCGGGCCGGGAAACTGTTTCAGCTCGATCGCGCAACCCTCGCCGTTGCGCTCGCGCGCGACAATGTAGGCTCCGGTCAGCGCCGCGCGCTGCTCGTCGCGCGGCGGTGGTTTGCCATTCAGCGCGTCGAGGGTCGCAGCGACCGAATCCGATCGCGGCGCTTCGCCGGAGCGGCCGCCGACGGGCGAAAGATTGAGATCGATATTCTGTCCCTTGAAATGTCCGCCGGGCTCGCGGGCGAAGGAGAACAGGAGATCGCCATTCTGCCTGAAGACGTAGATCGCGCCGTCTTCGCCAAGGCCCCATTGAACGGCTGAAGTGAGCACGACAAGCTTCGTCTTGCAGGCGGGCGGGCTGCCGAGAATCATGCGGCCGCCGCCGGCTTCGCGCGCGCTGAACTGCACGAGGCATTTCGCTTCGTTGTCGGCTGAGGCCATCTGCCATGGACCCGCGACCGCCTTCACAGGTGTGGAGGTCGGCGCGAGCAGTTTCGTCTTCAGCGGCGATTGCGCCTGCGATGGGCCGACGAAAACGAGCGCCAGCGCCGCGCTCAATGAGAAAGCGGCGCGACGCATCGATCGCAGCTTACTTCGCGCGCTTGCGCGGCCAGGGCGTCTCGGGGATCGGCGTGCGCGGGGCCTTGCCGGCGAAATAGTCGATGAGATTGTCGACCACGAGCTGGCCCATGGCGTTGCGGGTATGAACCGAGGCCGAGCCGACATGCGGGAAGAGCACGACATTCTCCATGTCGATCAATTCCTGCGGCACGCGCGGCTCGTCCTCGAACACGTCGAGGCCGGCGGTGAGAATCGTCTTGTCCATCAGCGCCTGAATCAGCGCCTTCTCATCGACGACGGAGCCGCGGCCGACATTGATCAGCACGCCGTCCCTGCCGAGCGATTCAAGGATGTCCTTGTTGACGAGATGCTTCGTCTCCGCGCCGCCGGGCGCGACGCAGACGAGCATGTCGACATTCTCGGCAAGCTCCTTGAGCGTGGGGTAATAGACATAGCCGACGCCGGGTTGCGGCCTGCGGCCGTGATAGCAGACCTCGACGCCGAACGCTTCGAGGCGGCGCGCGATCGCCTTGCCGATGCGACCCAAGCCGAGAATGCCGGCGGTGCGGCCGCGCAAGGTCGAGGTCAGCGGATAATTCTTGTTCAGCCATTTGCCGGCGCGCAGATAACGCTCTGATTGCGGCAGCTCGCGCACGGCGCAGAGAATGAGGCCGAGACAGGTGTCGGCGACCTCCTCATCGAGCACGCCCGGCGTGTGGGTGACGATCACGCCGTGCTTTTCCGCGACCGCGCCGTCGACATGATCGTAACCGACGCCCATGCTGGCGATAATCTCCAGCTTGGGAAACTGCGACAGGAACGCCTCGTCGACCCTGGTGTGTCCGCCGAGCGCGATGCCGCGAATGATGGGCGCGATCTCCGCCAGTTTCGCCTTGGGGTCCTTCGCTTCCCAGAGCTTGTGCAGGCGGAAAGCCTTGTCCACGCCATCGACGATCAGCGGCATGGTCGGGGCGGTCATCAAAACGTCAACGGTCACGGGTTTCTCCCTCGCTTCGGCCTGTCATAGCCAAACCGGGCCCCGATCCGAAGCGTTTCTTTGGCCGGGGAGGCGCCGCGCGATCGGGCTTGCCAGCGGAAACGGCCATGATCTAACGTCCCGCTCCCGGCGTCCGCCGGGACTAACGAGAACAATGGTGGGCGCGCACGACACGCGCCCGGAGGAGAAGAAGATGGCTTCGGTGGAAATCCGCGACGTGCGGAAGAGTTTTGGCGCGACCAACGTTATCCACGGCGTCAATATCGACATCAAAGATGGAGAGTTCGTGATCCTTGTCGGCCCTTCGGGCTGCGGGAAATCCACCCTGCTGCGCATGATCGCGGGGCTGGAGAACATCACGGCCGGCGATATCCGCATCGGCTCCCGCGTCGTCAACGACGTGCCGCCGAAAGAGCGCGATATCGCCATGGTGTTCCAGAACTACGCGCTCTATCCGCACATGACGGTGGCGGACAACATGGCGTTCTCGCTGAAGCTCCGGAAGGCGCCGAAGAGCGAGATCGACCAGCGTGTGGGCAAGGCCGCCGATATTCTCGGCCTGAAGCCGCTGCTCGCGCGCTATCCGCGTCAGCTCTCAGGCGGTCAGCGCCAGCGCGTCGCCATGGGCCGCGCCATCGTGCGCGATCCGCAGGTGTTCCTGTTCGACGAACCCCTGTCGAACCTCGACGCGAAACTGCGCGTCGCCATGCGCACCGAAATCAAGGCGCTGCATCAAAGGCTCAAGACGACGACTGTTTACGTCACGCATGACCAGATCGAGGCCATGACCATGGCCGACAAGATCGTCGTCATGCATGACGGCATCGTCGAGCAAATGGGCGCGCCGCTCGAACTCTATGACAAGCCGGCCAACCTCTTCGTCGCGGGCTTCATCGGCTCGCCGGCGATGAATTTCGTCAAGGGCAAGGCGTCGGGCGGCAAGTTCGTGTCGGATGGCGGAGTCACGCTGCCGCTCAACGGCCAGGCCGTGCCGGAAGGCAAGGCCCTGACCTACGGCATGCGGCCCGAGCATCTCCACATCACGCCCGACGGCGCGCCGGCCGAGATCATCGTCATCGAGCCGACGGGATCGGAGACGCAGGTGGTGGCGAAGATGGGCGGCCAGGAGATCGTGTGCCTGCTGCGCGAGCGCATCGACGCCAAGCCTGGTCAGACGATCAACCTGTCGCCTGATCCGAAGGTCGCGCATCTCTTCGACAGCGAGAGCGGCAAGCGCCTCTGAGCGCCGTTCCGGCTCGATCAAATCTGCGGCGTTCGCGCTTCCGCGCGGACGCCGCCTTCACTTTCCGAGGGTCGACGCCACGATGCGATATGTGATCCTGTTCGAAGACGATCCCGCGAAAGCCGATGTTCGTCCGAAGCTCATGCCTGAGCACCAGAAATTTCTCCGCGCCCATGGCGATCGGATCCTGACCGCAGGACCGTTGCTCGAAGAGAGCGGCGCCGGCGCTGGCGGGATGTGGCTGGTCGAAGCCGCGAGCGCGGCCGAAGCGCGCCATCTCGTCGAAGCCGATCCTTTCTGGCCGACGGGGCTGCGCAAATCCGTGCGCATCCTGCAGTGGAAGCTTGTCTTCCACGCCGGCCAGGCTCTGGTCTGATGGCGCAGACGACAAAGACCATCGCCTTCTTCGGGCTTGGCAGCATGGGCCGTCCGATGGCGGCCAATCTCGCCAAAGCTCAATTCGCCGTGCGCGGCTATGATGTCGCGCCAAGCGCGCGCGAGACGTTCGTCGCGCTCGCGCCGCAGGCGACCGCCGCTGATTCGATTGAGGCTGCGGCTCAAGGCGCGGACGCGCTCGTGCTGATGGTGGTCAACGCCGATCAGGCCGAAAGCGTGCTGTTCGAGAAAGGCGCGCTTGAAGCGTCGGCGCCCGGAGCGATCGTCGTCGTCATGGCGACCTGCGCGCCAAAGCGCATCGAGGAGATGGCGGCGCGCGTCGTAGCGTCCGGCCGGCGTTTCGTCGATGCGCCGGTGTCGGGCGGCGTGGTCGGCGCCGAGAAAGGCGCGCTGACGATCATGGTGGGCGCCGAAGACGCGATTTTCGCTGCGGCGAAACCGCTGCTTGGCGCGATGGGCGACAAGCTCTTTCATGTCGGCGCGCGGCCCGGTCAGGGCGCGATGGTCAAGACGATCAACCAGCACCTCGCCGGCGTGCATATCGCCGCCGCCGCTGAAGCGATGGCGCTGGCGGAAAAAGCCGGCGTCGACGGCAAGCTGTTCCTCGACATCTTTGGTGGATCGGCGGCCGGCTCCTGGATGCTGAGCAATCGCGGCCCGCGCATGATCGAGGACAATCCGACAGTCGCGTCCGCCA carries:
- the denD gene encoding D-erythronate dehydrogenase, coding for MHILILGAAGMVGRKLTEKLARDGKLGRKAIMKATLHDVVKPVAPKEASFPCTVRASDFSKPGVAAKLIAERPDVIFHLAAIVSGEAEADFDKGYRINLDGVYRLFEAIRAVGEGYCPRVVFTSSIAVFGAPFPDAIGDEFHNTPLTSYGTQKAIGELLLSDYSRRGLFDGVGIRLPTICVRPGAPNKAASGFFSNIIREPLAGHPAVLPVSEDVMHWHASPRSAVGFLTHAATIDTKKIGPRRNLTMPGVACTVGEQIEALRGIAGDKVVARIKVKPDKTIQKIVSGWPRKFDAQRATELGFKAEQSFDEIIRVHIADELGGKIA
- a CDS encoding AprI/Inh family metalloprotease inhibitor, producing MRRAAFSLSAALALVFVGPSQAQSPLKTKLLAPTSTPVKAVAGPWQMASADNEAKCLVQFSAREAGGGRMILGSPPACKTKLVVLTSAVQWGLGEDGAIYVFRQNGDLLFSFAREPGGHFKGQNIDLNLSPVGGRSGEAPRSDSVAATLDALNGKPPPRDEQRAALTGAYIVARERNGEGCAIELKQFPGPRPKKGGAIWSAALADSCDDEGLRVFDPVGWQYDDGRIFLVAKKGHTIGFTSDGPAGWKKDPAAGKPLWLRRK
- a CDS encoding 2-hydroxyacid dehydrogenase, with the translated sequence MTVDVLMTAPTMPLIVDGVDKAFRLHKLWEAKDPKAKLAEIAPIIRGIALGGHTRVDEAFLSQFPKLEIIASMGVGYDHVDGAVAEKHGVIVTHTPGVLDEEVADTCLGLILCAVRELPQSERYLRAGKWLNKNYPLTSTLRGRTAGILGLGRIGKAIARRLEAFGVEVCYHGRRPQPGVGYVYYPTLKELAENVDMLVCVAPGGAETKHLVNKDILESLGRDGVLINVGRGSVVDEKALIQALMDKTILTAGLDVFEDEPRVPQELIDMENVVLFPHVGSASVHTRNAMGQLVVDNLIDYFAGKAPRTPIPETPWPRKRAK
- a CDS encoding sn-glycerol-3-phosphate ABC transporter ATP-binding protein UgpC gives rise to the protein MASVEIRDVRKSFGATNVIHGVNIDIKDGEFVILVGPSGCGKSTLLRMIAGLENITAGDIRIGSRVVNDVPPKERDIAMVFQNYALYPHMTVADNMAFSLKLRKAPKSEIDQRVGKAADILGLKPLLARYPRQLSGGQRQRVAMGRAIVRDPQVFLFDEPLSNLDAKLRVAMRTEIKALHQRLKTTTVYVTHDQIEAMTMADKIVVMHDGIVEQMGAPLELYDKPANLFVAGFIGSPAMNFVKGKASGGKFVSDGGVTLPLNGQAVPEGKALTYGMRPEHLHITPDGAPAEIIVIEPTGSETQVVAKMGGQEIVCLLRERIDAKPGQTINLSPDPKVAHLFDSESGKRL
- a CDS encoding YciI family protein, whose translation is MRYVILFEDDPAKADVRPKLMPEHQKFLRAHGDRILTAGPLLEESGAGAGGMWLVEAASAAEARHLVEADPFWPTGLRKSVRILQWKLVFHAGQALV
- a CDS encoding NAD(P)-dependent oxidoreductase translates to MAQTTKTIAFFGLGSMGRPMAANLAKAQFAVRGYDVAPSARETFVALAPQATAADSIEAAAQGADALVLMVVNADQAESVLFEKGALEASAPGAIVVVMATCAPKRIEEMAARVVASGRRFVDAPVSGGVVGAEKGALTIMVGAEDAIFAAAKPLLGAMGDKLFHVGARPGQGAMVKTINQHLAGVHIAAAAEAMALAEKAGVDGKLFLDIFGGSAAGSWMLSNRGPRMIEDNPTVASAIDIFVKDLGIVMDAGRAQKAALPIAAAALQMFLSASANGYGGMDDSQVVRVYRALNGANTAK